In one Methanothermobacter sp. genomic region, the following are encoded:
- a CDS encoding pyridoxamine 5'-phosphate oxidase family protein, with translation MFRTLIIYESTYGSTEEAASAIGRILGPSRCCTTGEFPEDGREFDFFVIGSGVYRGRLHDRITDFIKKNPWLRDKPVAIFSVSLSPDDGRRALSEAEKLLGGAVHSATLGGRMILERLSDGDLEDLRRFSEVAGIEIKDYDLFDISEVIEVALELKEIRDSLMTDIDENELRESIDEFLRSHNTCVLATCHDSRPRATPLEYVYDGESIYVISEGGEKFAGILENGNASVAVYEDYTSMSNLAGMQITGAVEILDEEESERIYNLRGLDTEAMRNLPVDMNVIRISIHKVEFLNSRFSEVSAAAKNVLWFKEKV, from the coding sequence ATGTTCAGGACACTCATAATCTATGAGAGCACCTACGGCTCCACAGAGGAGGCTGCATCAGCCATCGGGAGAATACTCGGGCCCTCAAGGTGCTGCACCACAGGCGAGTTTCCGGAAGACGGCAGGGAATTTGACTTCTTCGTTATCGGTTCAGGGGTTTACAGGGGCCGTTTACACGACAGGATAACCGATTTTATAAAGAAAAATCCCTGGCTTCGTGATAAACCCGTGGCGATCTTCTCGGTTTCCCTGAGTCCGGATGATGGTAGAAGGGCCCTCAGTGAGGCTGAAAAACTTCTTGGGGGTGCTGTCCATTCAGCCACACTTGGTGGGCGCATGATCCTTGAAAGACTCTCTGATGGGGATCTTGAGGATCTCAGGAGATTCTCAGAGGTTGCTGGAATTGAAATTAAGGATTATGACCTCTTTGATATCTCAGAGGTGATTGAGGTTGCCCTTGAACTTAAAGAGATCAGGGACTCGCTTATGACTGACATTGATGAGAATGAACTCCGTGAATCCATTGATGAGTTTCTGAGGTCCCATAACACATGTGTCCTTGCAACCTGCCATGACAGCCGCCCAAGGGCAACACCCCTTGAATACGTGTATGACGGTGAGTCCATATACGTGATCAGTGAGGGTGGGGAGAAATTCGCCGGTATCCTTGAGAACGGTAACGCCTCTGTTGCAGTTTACGAGGACTACACATCCATGAGTAACCTGGCTGGGATGCAGATAACCGGTGCCGTGGAGATACTGGATGAAGAGGAATCAGAAAGGATCTATAATCTAAGGGGCCTAGATACTGAGGCCATGAGGAATCTCCCCGTGGATATGAACGTCATAAGGATCTCAATCCATAAGGTGGAGTTCCTTAACAGCAGGTTCAGTGAGGTCTCAGCAGCCGCAAAAAATGTACTCTGGTTTAAAGAGAAGGTCTAA
- a CDS encoding 2-isopropylmalate synthase — protein MYIEEVKPEMKLPETVRIFDTTLRDGEQTPGVALTVDEKICIARKLDSLGVDTIEAGFPAASPGEMDSVRRIADLDLDANTCGLARVLREDIDAVIDCGADYIHTFIGTSPLHRKYKLKMSPEEIIDRAVFGVEYAVEHGLRVEFSAEDATRTEFDYLVEVYRAAEDAGADMINVPDTVGVMIPRAMNHLIRGLRDEVRTPISVHCHDDFGLAVANSLAAVEAGASQVHATINGLGERAGNAALEEVVMALITRYDLPLTIKTTELVNISEFVSKITGVRMPPNKAIVGENAFAHEAGIHVHGVLEKAETYEPITPEMVGHKRRIVLGKHTGANALRSKLQEYGIDMNEDQFCTLYEQVKRLGDKGKRITDADLRAMAVTILGKATREIVKLEGIAVMTGESVMPTATVKLRIGDEIKTTAMTGVGPVDAAINAIQSLVSETADIELDEYNIEAITGGTNALAEVFVVMSDAEGNKATGRSTREDIVMASVEAVLDAINKILSLK, from the coding sequence ATGTACATAGAAGAGGTTAAACCGGAAATGAAGCTACCTGAGACGGTTAGAATATTTGACACAACACTAAGGGACGGTGAGCAGACACCTGGAGTGGCGCTCACGGTGGATGAGAAGATATGCATAGCAAGGAAACTGGACTCCCTTGGAGTTGACACAATAGAGGCAGGGTTTCCTGCAGCCTCCCCGGGGGAGATGGACTCGGTAAGGAGGATAGCTGACCTTGATCTTGATGCGAATACCTGTGGTTTGGCAAGGGTGCTCAGGGAGGACATAGACGCTGTTATTGACTGCGGCGCTGATTACATACACACCTTCATAGGGACCTCACCCCTCCACAGGAAGTACAAGCTCAAAATGTCCCCTGAGGAGATAATAGACAGGGCGGTATTTGGGGTGGAATATGCGGTTGAACATGGGCTCAGGGTGGAATTCTCTGCCGAGGACGCCACGAGGACAGAATTTGATTACCTTGTGGAGGTATACAGGGCCGCAGAGGATGCAGGGGCTGATATGATAAATGTGCCGGACACAGTTGGGGTGATGATACCCCGGGCCATGAACCACCTCATAAGGGGCCTCAGGGATGAGGTCAGGACACCCATAAGCGTCCACTGCCACGATGACTTTGGACTGGCCGTTGCAAACTCTCTTGCAGCGGTGGAGGCCGGCGCATCACAGGTACATGCAACTATCAACGGGCTCGGTGAAAGGGCAGGAAATGCAGCCCTTGAGGAGGTTGTGATGGCCCTCATAACCCGCTATGACCTCCCACTCACCATAAAGACAACGGAACTTGTGAACATCTCGGAATTCGTATCAAAGATAACAGGGGTTAGGATGCCCCCCAACAAGGCAATCGTGGGTGAAAATGCCTTTGCGCATGAGGCAGGTATACACGTCCATGGGGTTCTTGAGAAGGCAGAGACCTATGAACCCATAACCCCTGAGATGGTTGGCCACAAGAGGAGGATAGTCCTCGGCAAACACACAGGGGCCAACGCCCTCAGATCAAAGCTTCAGGAATACGGTATAGATATGAACGAGGACCAGTTCTGCACCCTCTATGAACAGGTCAAAAGACTCGGTGATAAGGGTAAAAGGATCACTGACGCAGATCTTCGGGCAATGGCGGTCACGATCCTTGGAAAGGCAACAAGGGAGATCGTGAAGCTTGAGGGCATAGCGGTGATGACAGGTGAGAGTGTGATGCCAACAGCCACAGTTAAGCTGAGGATAGGAGATGAGATCAAGACAACAGCAATGACCGGTGTGGGACCAGTTGATGCGGCCATAAACGCCATACAGAGTCTTGTAAGTGAAACAGCAGATATAGAACTTGATGAATACAACATAGAGGCAATAACAGGAGGTACCAATGCCCTTGCAGAGGTCTTCGTTGTCATGAGTGACGCCGAAGGCAACAAGGCAACAGGAAGATCCACAAGGGAGGATATAGTAATGGCGAGTGTGGAGGCGGTTCTCGATGCAATCAACAAGATCCTGAGCCTCAAATAG
- a CDS encoding DUF63 family protein — MISDLQKFLESNFFYLHPGYTPLNTVVFGLVLGAVVLIILRMFRWLKKDPRELLVPLLPFIFLGSGARALVDNGVYPLTHLLVTPGIYILVGLTAIATLLFSVKLEKLYGWDYRKLVFATGAVLSIPNIINMQKINAVPFFSVLGVFMASAVLLYIISIKWELLRERMNLYVVYAHIFDASSTYVAVDLYGYAEQHVLPSAFTALTGTALVMFPLKIAVILAALYSIDRYVEEPGDSALLKLVIFILGLAPGLRNFLSLSMAV; from the coding sequence ATGATATCTGATCTTCAGAAGTTCCTGGAGAGCAACTTCTTCTACCTCCACCCTGGCTACACACCCCTCAACACGGTTGTTTTCGGCCTTGTACTCGGGGCTGTTGTTCTCATCATACTGAGGATGTTCAGGTGGCTTAAAAAGGACCCCAGGGAACTCCTGGTGCCACTGCTTCCCTTCATATTTCTAGGGTCAGGTGCAAGGGCCCTTGTTGATAATGGAGTCTATCCACTCACCCATCTCCTTGTGACCCCAGGCATATACATCCTTGTGGGACTTACGGCAATAGCAACGCTTCTATTCTCAGTTAAACTTGAGAAACTTTATGGATGGGATTACAGAAAGCTTGTATTTGCTACAGGGGCGGTTCTTTCCATTCCAAACATCATAAACATGCAGAAAATTAATGCCGTACCATTTTTCTCTGTACTGGGAGTGTTCATGGCATCGGCAGTCCTTCTCTATATAATAAGTATTAAATGGGAACTTCTAAGGGAGAGGATGAACCTCTATGTGGTATACGCGCACATTTTTGATGCATCCTCAACCTACGTTGCGGTTGACCTCTATGGCTATGCTGAACAGCATGTCCTGCCATCGGCATTCACGGCCCTGACCGGCACTGCCCTTGTGATGTTCCCCCTCAAGATAGCGGTCATACTGGCGGCTCTCTATTCCATTGACAGGTACGTTGAGGAGCCAGGGGACTCGGCTCTACTTAAACTTGTGATATTCATACTTGGCCTTGCACCGGGCCTCAGGAACTTTTTGAGTCTCAGCATGGCGGTTTAA
- a CDS encoding nitrogenase component 1 produces the protein MEPVSTCKLFGAVRAVSGIRNAVPLIHGPRGCAYHIGYLLKARGGKRIRVLSTELTESDVVFGATDKLKKVIIDADRTLKPELIAVMSSCATSIIGEDIGRAAEEVKGELDSKIITISAGGFESNQGEGYLEVMMALLESIAADAKPSDEPSINIIGEFRGGPDLKHIVDTLGRMGVSVNCVLTSGSTVGDIEGILSAHLNYSFCDVSGIGPCRFLEKEFGVPFIHHPIPLGFSNTLRFYEVILEHLSIDYPLQDEIGEYAEERDRLKSELEGVRVGIVSGPTRAVGLAGFVSELAMKPALVAMDMIGEYTLENLSETGLRSEVLVGADLSELEDALIRNEPEVILGGVAETRFSESLGAPLIDVMHGSALTAGFRGAAVTGGRILEAVKSRSY, from the coding sequence ATGGAGCCAGTATCAACATGTAAACTCTTCGGGGCTGTAAGGGCTGTTTCAGGCATCCGCAATGCCGTACCGCTCATCCACGGCCCCAGGGGCTGCGCATACCACATTGGATACCTTCTGAAGGCAAGGGGAGGTAAAAGGATAAGGGTTCTATCAACAGAACTCACTGAATCAGACGTGGTATTTGGAGCCACCGATAAACTCAAAAAGGTCATAATTGACGCTGACAGAACCCTTAAACCGGAACTCATAGCTGTTATGAGCTCCTGTGCAACAAGCATAATAGGTGAGGATATAGGTAGGGCTGCAGAGGAGGTTAAGGGGGAACTTGATTCTAAGATCATAACCATCAGTGCAGGGGGTTTTGAGTCAAACCAGGGCGAAGGATATCTCGAGGTTATGATGGCACTCCTTGAGTCCATTGCAGCTGATGCGAAACCATCAGATGAGCCATCAATCAACATCATAGGTGAGTTCAGGGGCGGCCCCGACCTCAAACATATTGTGGATACCCTTGGCAGGATGGGTGTTTCTGTGAACTGTGTTCTTACATCCGGGAGCACAGTCGGTGATATTGAGGGGATTTTGTCCGCCCATCTGAACTATTCCTTCTGTGATGTATCAGGGATAGGGCCCTGCAGGTTTCTTGAGAAGGAATTTGGGGTACCCTTCATCCACCACCCCATCCCCCTGGGATTCTCAAACACCCTAAGGTTCTATGAGGTGATACTTGAACACCTCAGCATTGATTACCCCCTTCAGGATGAAATCGGTGAATACGCTGAGGAAAGGGATCGTCTGAAATCGGAACTGGAGGGTGTGAGGGTTGGTATAGTCTCAGGGCCCACAAGGGCTGTTGGACTCGCTGGATTTGTAAGTGAACTTGCAATGAAACCGGCTCTGGTGGCAATGGACATGATTGGTGAGTACACACTTGAGAACCTCTCTGAAACTGGCCTGAGGTCGGAGGTTCTGGTTGGGGCTGATCTCTCTGAGCTGGAGGATGCGCTTATCAGGAATGAACCTGAGGTCATACTCGGTGGAGTTGCAGAGACACGGTTTTCAGAATCACTTGGAGCGCCACTTATTGATGTTATGCATGGCTCTGCCCTCACTGCAGGGTTCAGGGGGGCCGCTGTAACTGGGGGCAGGATACTTGAAGCTGTTAAGTCCAGAAGTTATTAA
- the albA gene encoding DNA-binding protein Alba: MSEENVVYIGNKPVMNYVLAVVTQMNGGTSEVILKARGRAISRAVDVAEIVRNRFIPDIQIENIDICTEEIIGNEGTATNVSAIEIQLKKD; this comes from the coding sequence ATGTCAGAGGAGAATGTAGTATACATCGGAAACAAGCCTGTAATGAACTATGTTCTGGCCGTAGTGACTCAGATGAACGGTGGAACCAGTGAAGTGATCCTTAAAGCCCGTGGAAGAGCTATAAGCAGGGCTGTTGATGTTGCAGAGATTGTCAGGAACCGTTTCATCCCAGACATACAGATAGAGAACATCGACATATGTACAGAGGAGATCATTGGTAACGAGGGAACCGCTACCAATGTTTCAGCAATAGAAATCCAGCTCAAAAAGGATTAG
- a CDS encoding ABC transporter permease: MEMKKIMWMLKKDLIVLWRHKPRLISIILFPILMITLFGYGMGGTLENIPVVIVEQSSGPLTDQTVAEMRNMSLYDIKDIMKDPETARDMVDAGEVKAAIILPPNYDNLTDEPTVVMYLDSSDQLASQALVPATQALFSRLSGEIAVQKMQSPSVNIQNQNSTPMETGFQSIVNTINFQVDRIYGDVKYMDFLVPAVLAMTIMFSCMFGMGQSIAGERERGELARLFMTPTSVSTVVGGKIISKLVIESGRAFLLLCVAIMLFGIKINGGMLLTVLLLVLTALCFVGFGIMISARVGTQEDYMQMVMPFAMPMMFVSGVFYPIETMPWVFQKLAYLVPLTYANDALRSVMLKGAGVGDIWLDLAVLVGFTLLFFAMGVTRFNRDI, encoded by the coding sequence ATGGAAATGAAGAAGATAATGTGGATGCTCAAGAAGGACCTCATAGTCCTCTGGAGGCACAAACCCCGCCTCATATCAATCATACTGTTCCCAATACTCATGATAACCCTCTTCGGTTACGGTATGGGCGGTACACTGGAAAACATACCGGTGGTTATAGTTGAACAGAGCAGCGGGCCCCTCACAGACCAGACCGTCGCTGAAATGAGGAACATGAGCCTCTACGATATTAAGGATATCATGAAGGACCCTGAAACCGCAAGGGACATGGTGGATGCAGGGGAGGTCAAGGCGGCAATAATACTGCCCCCAAACTATGACAACCTCACAGACGAGCCAACAGTGGTCATGTACCTTGACTCATCTGACCAGCTGGCAAGTCAGGCCCTGGTACCTGCAACCCAGGCGCTTTTCAGCAGGCTTTCAGGTGAAATTGCGGTTCAGAAGATGCAGAGCCCCTCTGTGAATATTCAGAACCAGAATTCAACCCCCATGGAAACGGGCTTTCAGAGCATCGTAAACACGATAAACTTCCAGGTTGACAGGATCTACGGGGACGTCAAGTACATGGATTTCCTGGTGCCCGCGGTACTTGCAATGACCATAATGTTCTCCTGCATGTTCGGTATGGGACAGTCAATTGCAGGTGAAAGGGAGAGGGGAGAACTCGCACGTCTCTTCATGACCCCTACAAGCGTTTCAACAGTTGTTGGGGGTAAAATAATCTCAAAACTGGTTATAGAAAGTGGAAGAGCATTTTTACTACTCTGTGTGGCCATAATGCTCTTTGGAATAAAGATCAACGGCGGCATGCTCCTTACAGTCCTTCTACTTGTACTCACAGCACTGTGCTTTGTGGGATTCGGAATAATGATATCAGCGAGGGTGGGGACCCAGGAGGACTATATGCAGATGGTTATGCCCTTTGCAATGCCCATGATGTTTGTATCAGGGGTCTTCTACCCCATCGAGACCATGCCATGGGTGTTCCAGAAGCTGGCCTACTTGGTGCCCCTCACCTATGCCAACGACGCTCTGAGGTCAGTGATGCTGAAGGGTGCGGGTGTCGGGGACATCTGGCTTGACCTGGCCGTGCTTGTGGGATTCACACTCCTGTTCTTTGCAATGGGGGTTACCAGGTTTAACAGGGACATTTAG
- a CDS encoding PHP domain-containing protein, whose product MIRIDPHIHTVYSGDARGTPRDVLKRASHVGLDAVAIADHNTMKGSWLAMEDSAEFGVTVVPAVELSTSAGHIVALGVQEEIKRGLTPAETLDEIHSQDALAIIPHPFVRYRKGLFVNERNLRVDAVETLNSRYIVGYSNWRARKFARKRGIPEIGASDAHFVEAVGSSFTIVESENTADDIIEGIKRGRTRPEGRRTPLPLIVREVINKKIIGRMRNDI is encoded by the coding sequence ATGATAAGGATTGATCCACACATACACACGGTATACTCAGGGGATGCAAGGGGAACACCACGGGATGTGCTGAAGAGGGCATCCCATGTGGGCCTCGATGCAGTTGCGATTGCAGACCACAATACAATGAAGGGATCATGGCTTGCAATGGAGGACTCAGCAGAGTTTGGGGTCACGGTGGTCCCTGCAGTGGAGCTCAGCACATCCGCCGGTCACATAGTGGCACTGGGTGTGCAGGAGGAAATAAAGAGGGGCCTCACACCTGCAGAGACCCTGGATGAGATACACTCACAGGACGCACTTGCCATAATCCCACACCCATTTGTCAGGTACAGAAAGGGACTCTTTGTGAACGAGAGAAACCTCCGTGTTGATGCAGTTGAAACCCTTAACTCCCGCTACATAGTTGGGTACTCCAACTGGAGGGCGAGAAAATTCGCAAGAAAGAGGGGCATCCCTGAGATAGGTGCAAGCGACGCACACTTCGTGGAGGCCGTTGGAAGCTCATTCACGATTGTAGAGTCTGAAAATACGGCTGATGATATAATTGAAGGTATAAAGAGGGGTAGAACCAGGCCAGAGGGAAGAAGGACACCTCTTCCACTGATTGTGAGGGAGGTAATCAACAAAAAAATCATAGGCAGGATGAGAAATGATATCTGA
- a CDS encoding DUF1786 domain-containing protein, which produces MKILAVDVGAGTQDIMYHDTAVDRIENSIKMVMPSPTRIIAERIRGITEDIFIHGQTMGGGPVSRAIMEHIEKGCRVVMTPEAARTIRDDLERVRAMGIEISDRNPGLRRVKLGDLDLEAIGGALGHFDVELEIDFLGVAVQDHGAGGDMGDRNFRFMKIREKLREPLKPQQFSYLGDVPDYFTRMKSIEEALDYPLLMMDSKFASIAGALLDPAVDSEGPLVAVDVGNGHTLAASILDGRIHGVMEHHTKMLSPEKLEELLLKLAHGEITHQEVHGDGGHGAHVLGGVGEPEVVVATGPQRSILDETSLRVHHAAPAGDVMMTGPVGLIGSIEYRVVMQ; this is translated from the coding sequence ATGAAGATACTTGCAGTTGATGTGGGTGCAGGGACCCAGGATATAATGTACCATGACACGGCAGTTGATAGAATTGAAAATTCCATAAAGATGGTAATGCCTTCACCCACAAGGATAATCGCAGAAAGGATCAGGGGAATCACTGAGGACATCTTCATTCATGGTCAGACAATGGGTGGGGGACCCGTAAGCAGGGCCATAATGGAACACATTGAGAAGGGTTGCAGGGTTGTAATGACCCCTGAGGCAGCAAGGACCATCAGGGATGACCTTGAAAGGGTCAGGGCAATGGGGATAGAAATATCTGACAGGAACCCGGGCCTGAGGAGGGTGAAGTTGGGGGATCTTGATCTAGAGGCCATAGGTGGGGCCCTGGGACACTTTGATGTTGAACTGGAGATTGACTTCCTGGGGGTGGCTGTTCAGGACCATGGTGCAGGTGGTGATATGGGTGATAGGAACTTCCGTTTCATGAAGATCAGGGAGAAACTCAGAGAACCATTGAAACCTCAGCAGTTCTCATACCTCGGCGACGTACCCGATTACTTCACAAGGATGAAATCCATTGAGGAGGCACTTGATTATCCTCTCCTTATGATGGACTCCAAGTTCGCCTCAATAGCAGGGGCACTCCTTGACCCCGCAGTGGACTCAGAGGGGCCTCTCGTCGCTGTTGATGTGGGTAACGGCCACACACTGGCAGCCAGCATACTGGATGGCAGGATACATGGGGTCATGGAGCACCACACAAAAATGCTGTCCCCTGAGAAACTTGAGGAACTCCTCCTGAAACTCGCCCATGGTGAGATAACCCACCAGGAGGTCCATGGCGACGGAGGTCATGGTGCCCATGTCCTTGGGGGAGTGGGTGAGCCTGAGGTGGTTGTTGCAACTGGTCCACAGAGGAGTATTCTCGATGAAACATCCCTCAGGGTCCACCATGCTGCACCTGCAGGGGACGTCATGATGACAGGGCCCGTGGGCCTCATAGGAAGCATAGAATACAGGGTGGTGATGCAATGA
- a CDS encoding PQQ-binding-like beta-propeller repeat protein: MMRKGLIAALIIIGMVLSPVSAADWPLFHGDQQRTGFSEEPSDFSARTWYISIGGIKSSPAIFNKVAYIGSVDGKVYAVNLETGSVVWSYRTGGAVVSSPAVVNGTLYVGSGDGYLYAIDTDTGDLQWKFKTGNRIESSPAVSGGTVYVGSDDCRLYAVDADDGSKKWEFYAGEAVKSSPLVVNGTVYFGSCNGNVYALSESDGKEKWSYTTGDQVISSPAFWNGTIYVGSDDGNIYALSESDGSTVWRYSLGERVRSTPAIDTEENSLFAGCDDGNVTSLDTRTGTLKWSFKTGGAVRSTPALFENMVAVGSDDGTLYILNKYTGKEEWSYSPGYYLFSSPASSSPVVYGKTIYFATENGYIYALDSKKKEGPTSPFAYYVVVIIIAIIGAGAVIRRVVRK, from the coding sequence ATGATGAGAAAAGGTTTAATTGCGGCACTTATAATCATTGGGATGGTTTTAAGTCCTGTATCAGCTGCAGACTGGCCCCTCTTCCATGGGGACCAGCAGCGCACAGGTTTCTCTGAGGAGCCAAGTGACTTCTCAGCAAGGACATGGTATATCTCCATAGGTGGGATAAAGTCATCACCCGCAATATTCAACAAAGTTGCCTACATCGGCTCAGTCGACGGAAAGGTTTATGCGGTGAACCTCGAGACCGGTTCAGTTGTCTGGAGCTACCGGACAGGCGGTGCGGTTGTATCATCCCCTGCGGTGGTCAACGGCACCCTTTATGTGGGTTCAGGAGACGGATACCTCTACGCCATAGACACAGACACCGGTGACCTCCAATGGAAATTTAAAACAGGAAACAGGATAGAGTCATCCCCTGCAGTTAGCGGAGGCACCGTATATGTGGGGTCAGATGACTGCAGGCTCTACGCAGTTGACGCAGATGATGGCTCAAAAAAGTGGGAGTTCTATGCCGGGGAGGCTGTTAAATCATCACCACTTGTGGTGAACGGAACCGTCTACTTTGGATCATGCAACGGTAATGTCTATGCCCTATCAGAGTCCGACGGGAAGGAGAAGTGGAGCTACACAACCGGTGACCAGGTCATTTCATCACCGGCCTTCTGGAACGGAACCATCTACGTGGGGTCAGATGACGGGAACATTTATGCCCTATCAGAGTCCGATGGAAGCACGGTCTGGAGGTACAGCCTAGGTGAGAGGGTCAGGTCAACACCCGCCATTGACACAGAGGAGAACAGCCTCTTTGCTGGATGCGATGATGGCAACGTGACTTCACTTGACACAAGGACGGGTACCCTGAAATGGTCATTCAAAACAGGTGGGGCCGTGAGATCAACGCCAGCCCTCTTCGAGAACATGGTGGCTGTGGGCTCAGATGACGGGACACTCTACATCCTCAACAAGTACACAGGGAAGGAGGAGTGGAGCTACTCACCGGGTTACTATCTTTTCAGCTCACCGGCAAGTTCATCGCCCGTAGTCTACGGCAAGACCATCTACTTTGCAACCGAAAACGGCTACATCTACGCCCTTGACTCCAAGAAGAAGGAGGGTCCCACCTCACCATTCGCATACTATGTGGTGGTGATAATAATAGCCATCATAGGGGCTGGTGCTGTGATAAGAAGGGTTGTGAGGAAATAA